The following proteins are co-located in the Paenibacillus sp. FSL H8-0079 genome:
- a CDS encoding alpha/beta fold hydrolase, whose protein sequence is MQESTFALVGSEGTRIHVYRWLPDPECNVKGVVQIAHGMGETAARYAEFADTLTRHGYAVYANDHRGHGKTVESASLLGNAGIDAFRWMASDMINLGEVAAKENPGVPLFLMGHSMGSFLVQHLMYAGHERYHAFILSGTNGRRGLLRVGEKLAFLQCGIQGATHPSMLLNAIVFGGFNRSFRPATTPFDWLSRDTLEVQRFIDDPMCGAVCTAGFFRDFFKLLLEVHLPHNMERIPKHKPVYLFSGEKDPVGLHGKGVLNLVSQYKKLHLENIEYHLYPGGRHEMLHETNRTEVAQHVVSWLERNTPDSSEHDVAMSPAEMADSV, encoded by the coding sequence ATGCAGGAATCTACCTTTGCCTTGGTCGGTAGTGAAGGTACCCGTATTCATGTGTACCGCTGGCTTCCCGATCCGGAATGCAATGTTAAGGGCGTCGTGCAAATCGCACACGGCATGGGTGAGACTGCGGCCCGTTACGCCGAGTTTGCCGACACTCTCACCAGACACGGTTACGCGGTCTATGCCAATGACCATCGGGGTCATGGCAAAACCGTGGAAAGTGCCAGCTTGCTCGGTAATGCTGGTATCGATGCCTTCCGCTGGATGGCGAGTGATATGATCAATCTGGGCGAAGTAGCCGCCAAGGAAAACCCTGGGGTGCCTCTGTTTCTAATGGGGCACAGTATGGGCTCGTTCTTGGTACAGCATCTCATGTACGCTGGTCATGAACGGTACCATGCCTTTATTTTATCCGGGACCAATGGCAGACGTGGTCTTCTCCGGGTTGGAGAGAAACTGGCCTTCTTGCAGTGTGGCATTCAGGGGGCTACTCATCCCAGCATGCTGCTTAATGCGATTGTATTCGGTGGATTTAACCGCTCTTTCCGCCCTGCGACAACTCCGTTTGACTGGTTGTCCCGGGACACGCTAGAGGTTCAACGGTTCATTGATGATCCCATGTGCGGAGCGGTCTGTACAGCAGGATTCTTCCGCGATTTCTTCAAATTGCTGCTTGAAGTTCATCTTCCACACAATATGGAGCGCATACCTAAACATAAACCTGTATATCTGTTCTCCGGTGAGAAGGACCCTGTTGGACTTCATGGCAAAGGCGTTCTTAATCTGGTCTCTCAGTATAAGAAGCTTCATCTGGAGAATATTGAGTACCACCTGTATCCAGGTGGACGCCATGAAATGCTGCATGAGACGAACCGAACAGAAGTGGCCCAGCACGTTGTGAGCTGGCTAGAGCGGAATACACCTGACTCTAGTGAACATGACGTTGCAATGAGCCCTGCTGAGATGGCTGACTCTGTATAA